Proteins from a genomic interval of Streptococcus sp. D7B5:
- a CDS encoding gamma-glutamyl-gamma-aminobutyrate hydrolase family protein codes for MARTVVGVAANLCPVDAEGKNIHSSVSCKFAESIRQVGGLPLVIPVGDESIVRDYVEMIDKLILTGGQNVHPQFYGEKKTIESDDYNLVRDEFELALLKEALRQNKPIMAICRGVQLVNVAFGGTLHQEIEGHWQGLPFGTSHSIETVEGSVVAKLFGKESQVNSVHRQSIKDLAPNFRVTAIDPRDQTIEAIESVDEHRIIGLQWHPEFLVNEEDGNLELFEYLLNEL; via the coding sequence ATGGCTAGAACGGTTGTAGGAGTTGCTGCAAATCTATGTCCTGTAGATGCAGAAGGGAAAAACATTCATTCATCTGTATCCTGTAAATTTGCAGAGAGCATTCGTCAAGTCGGAGGTCTTCCTTTAGTAATTCCTGTAGGGGATGAGTCCATTGTTCGCGATTATGTGGAAATGATTGACAAACTCATCTTGACAGGTGGGCAAAATGTCCATCCTCAGTTTTATGGAGAGAAAAAGACCATTGAGAGCGATGATTACAACCTTGTACGCGATGAGTTTGAACTAGCTCTCTTGAAAGAAGCCCTTCGTCAGAATAAACCAATTATGGCAATCTGTCGTGGTGTCCAGCTGGTCAATGTTGCTTTTGGCGGCACCCTCCACCAAGAAATTGAAGGTCACTGGCAAGGCTTGCCTTTTGGAACATCTCATTCTATTGAGACAGTAGAAGGAAGCGTGGTGGCTAAGTTGTTTGGCAAAGAAAGTCAAGTAAATTCAGTCCATCGTCAAAGCATCAAAGACCTGGCGCCTAATTTCCGTGTGACTGCTATTGATCCAAGAGATCAGACCATCGAAGCGATCGAGTCTGTCGACGAGCATCGTATCATCGGCTTGCAGTGGCACCCAGAGTTTCTGGTCAATGAAGAAGACGGCAATTTAGAACTCTTTGAGTATTTATTAAATGAATTGTAA
- a CDS encoding NAD(P)H-dependent glycerol-3-phosphate dehydrogenase: MKKQTIAVLGPGSWGTALSQVLNDNGHEVRIWGNISDQIDEINNQHTNKRYFKDILLDEKIKAYHDLEETLKDVDAVLFVVPTKVTRLVAQQVAKVLNHKVVIMHASKGLEPDSHKRLSTILEEEIPVDLRSEVVVVSGPSHAEETIVRDITLITAASKDLETAQYVQNLFSNHYFRLYTNTDVIGVETAGALKNIIAVGAGALHGLGFGDNAKAAIIARGLAEITRLGVALGANPLTYSGLSGVGDLIVTGTSVHSRNWRAGDALGRGESLADIEANMGMVIEGISTTRAAYELAKELGVYMPITQAIYRVIYEGVNIKEAITDIMSNEFKAENEWS, from the coding sequence ATGAAGAAACAAACCATCGCTGTCTTGGGTCCTGGTTCTTGGGGAACTGCCCTTTCGCAGGTCCTAAACGACAATGGACACGAGGTTCGAATTTGGGGAAATATTTCTGACCAAATTGATGAAATCAATAACCAACATACAAACAAACGCTACTTCAAAGATATCCTACTCGACGAAAAAATCAAAGCCTATCATGATTTAGAAGAAACACTAAAGGATGTGGATGCTGTTTTATTTGTAGTCCCAACAAAAGTAACGAGACTGGTTGCCCAACAAGTAGCAAAGGTGCTCAATCACAAGGTTGTCATCATGCATGCCTCCAAAGGATTGGAACCAGATAGCCACAAACGTCTATCAACTATTCTTGAAGAGGAAATTCCAGTCGATCTCCGTAGTGAAGTCGTCGTTGTTTCAGGACCTAGCCATGCTGAGGAAACTATTGTACGGGATATTACCTTGATCACGGCAGCCTCTAAAGACCTTGAAACGGCCCAGTACGTCCAAAATCTCTTTAGCAATCACTACTTCCGTCTCTATACTAATACGGATGTTATCGGAGTTGAAACCGCTGGTGCTCTCAAAAACATTATCGCAGTTGGCGCTGGAGCACTACATGGTCTAGGATTTGGCGACAATGCCAAGGCGGCTATCATTGCCCGTGGCTTGGCTGAAATCACCCGTCTAGGGGTCGCTCTTGGAGCTAACCCTCTGACTTATAGCGGGCTTTCTGGAGTTGGAGATTTGATTGTAACTGGTACATCTGTCCACTCTCGTAACTGGAGGGCAGGTGATGCTCTCGGTCGTGGAGAATCCCTCGCAGACATCGAAGCCAACATGGGCATGGTCATCGAAGGCATTTCAACAACTCGAGCAGCTTACGAACTGGCTAAGGAATTGGGTGTCTACATGCCAATCACACAGGCTATTTACCGAGTTATCTACGAAGGTGTCAATATCAAAGAAGCAATCACTGACATCATGAGCAATGAATTTAAAGCAGAAAACGAATGGTCATAG
- a CDS encoding ABC transporter ATP-binding protein, with translation MKTVRFFWNYFKVYKFSFVIVVLMVAVATIAQALFPVFSGQAVTELANLVLAYQNGTSELAWQSLSALMLNLALVVLALVVSSLIYMTLMTRVIAESTNEMRKGLFGKLSRLTVSFFDRHQDGDILSRFTSDLDNILQAFNESLVQVMSNIALYIGLIFVMFSRNVTLALITVASTPVAFLMLVFIVKMARKYTNLQQKEVGKLNAYMDESISGQKAVIVQGIQDDIVAGFVEQNERVRKATFKGRMFSGILFPVMNGMSLVNTAIVIFAGSAVLLNDPSIETTTALGLIVMFTQFSQQYYQPIIQVAASWGSLQLAFTGADRIQEMFDAEEEIRPQNAPAFTELREGVEISHIDFSYVPDKPILKDVSISAPKGQMIAVVGPTGSGKTTIMNLINRFYDVDAGSISFDGKDIRDYDLDSLRSKVGIVLQDSVLFSGTIRDNIRFGVPDASQEMVEAAAKATHIHDYIESLPDKYDTLIDDEQNIFSTGQKQLISIARTLMTDPQVLILDEATSNVDTVTESKIQHAMEAVVAGRTSFVIAHRLKTILNADQIIVLKDGEVIERGNHHELLKLGGFYSELYHNQFVFE, from the coding sequence ATGAAAACCGTTCGATTTTTCTGGAATTATTTTAAAGTTTACAAGTTCTCCTTTGTCATTGTGGTTCTGATGGTTGCAGTTGCGACGATTGCCCAAGCCCTCTTTCCAGTTTTTTCAGGTCAAGCAGTGACGGAGCTCGCTAACCTAGTTCTGGCTTATCAAAATGGAACTTCCGAACTAGCCTGGCAGAGTTTGTCAGCTCTGATGCTGAATCTAGCTCTGGTTGTTCTCGCCCTAGTGGTATCCAGTTTGATTTACATGACCTTGATGACCCGTGTGATTGCTGAGTCAACAAATGAGATGCGTAAGGGCCTCTTTGGCAAACTCTCTCGTTTGACGGTTTCTTTCTTTGACCGCCATCAGGATGGCGACATCCTTTCTCGCTTCACGAGTGACTTGGATAACATCCTTCAAGCCTTCAATGAAAGCCTAGTTCAGGTCATGAGCAATATTGCTCTTTACATCGGTTTGATTTTTGTCATGTTTTCAAGAAATGTGACGCTAGCCCTGATAACAGTAGCCAGCACCCCAGTGGCCTTTCTCATGTTGGTTTTCATCGTGAAGATGGCCCGCAAGTACACCAATCTCCAGCAAAAAGAGGTTGGGAAACTCAACGCCTACATGGATGAGAGTATTTCTGGACAGAAAGCTGTTATCGTACAAGGAATTCAAGACGACATCGTAGCAGGCTTTGTGGAGCAAAATGAGCGCGTGCGCAAGGCAACCTTTAAAGGGAGAATGTTCTCAGGCATCCTCTTTCCTGTTATGAATGGGATGAGCTTGGTCAATACGGCCATCGTTATTTTTGCAGGTTCTGCGGTCTTGCTGAACGATCCAAGTATCGAAACAACGACAGCCCTAGGTTTGATCGTCATGTTTACCCAATTTTCTCAGCAGTACTACCAGCCGATTATCCAGGTGGCTGCGAGTTGGGGGAGCCTCCAGTTGGCCTTTACTGGGGCGGATCGTATCCAAGAAATGTTCGATGCAGAAGAAGAGATTCGTCCGCAAAATGCGCCTGCCTTTACGGAATTGCGAGAAGGCGTTGAAATCAGTCACATTGATTTCTCTTATGTGCCAGACAAGCCGATTTTAAAAGATGTCAGCATTTCAGCTCCTAAGGGGCAGATGATAGCAGTTGTCGGTCCGACTGGTTCGGGAAAAACAACCATCATGAACCTCATCAATCGTTTCTACGATGTGGATGCAGGTAGCATTTCCTTTGATGGAAAAGACATCCGTGACTATGACTTGGATAGCCTGCGGAGCAAGGTCGGGATTGTCTTGCAGGATTCGGTCTTGTTTAGTGGGACAATCCGAGACAATATCCGCTTCGGTGTACCAGATGCCAGTCAGGAAATGGTCGAAGCAGCTGCCAAGGCAACTCATATTCATGACTACATTGAAAGCCTGCCTGATAAGTATGATACCCTTATTGATGATGAGCAGAATATCTTCTCGACTGGGCAGAAACAATTGATTTCCATCGCTCGGACCTTGATGACAGATCCTCAAGTCCTAATCTTAGATGAAGCGACTTCCAATGTCGATACCGTAACAGAAAGCAAGATTCAACATGCCATGGAGGCAGTTGTAGCAGGACGAACCAGTTTTGTCATTGCCCATCGTCTCAAGACCATCCTCAATGCCGATCAGATTATTGTCCTCAAAGATGGAGAGGTCATTGAACGTGGGAATCATCACGAGTTGCTCAAACTCGGCGGTTTCTACTCAGAACTCTATCATAATCAATTTGTATTTGAATAA
- a CDS encoding ABC transporter ATP-binding protein, whose protein sequence is MLIKKIKTYKWQALASLMMTGLMVASSLLQPRYLQEVLEALLAGQHEAIYSIGAWLIGVALVGLVAGGVNVTLAAYIAQGVSSDLREDAFRKIQTFSYANIEQFNAGNLVVRMTNDINQIQNVVMMAFQILFRLPLLFIGSFILAVHTLPSLWWVIVLMVLLIFALTAIMMGMMGPRFAKFQTLLERINAIAKENLRGVRVVKSFVQEKAQFDKFTDVSDELLGQNLYIGYAFSVIEPVMMLVGYGAVFLSIWLVAGMAQSDPSVVGSIASFINYLSQIIFTIIMVGFLGNSVSRAMISLRRIREILDTEPAMTFKDLPDEELEGSLSFENVTFTYPNDDEPMLKNVTFDVAPGQMVGVVGATGAGKSTLAQLIPRLFDPQEGSIKIGGKDIRDVSEGTLRKTVSIVLQRAILFSGTIADNLRQGKGNASLSEMERAARIAQASEFIGRMENKFESQVEERGTNFSGGQKQRMSIARGIVSNPRILIFDDSTSALDAKSERLVQEALNKDLKGTTTIIIAQKISSVVHADKILVLDQGRLIGEGRHADLVASNAVYREIYETQKGKEE, encoded by the coding sequence ATGCTCATTAAAAAAATAAAAACCTATAAATGGCAGGCCTTGGCATCCTTAATGATGACAGGCTTGATGGTTGCGAGCTCGCTCTTGCAACCGCGCTATTTGCAAGAGGTGTTAGAGGCTTTGTTGGCCGGTCAACATGAGGCTATTTATAGTATTGGCGCTTGGTTGATAGGGGTAGCCCTAGTTGGTCTGGTTGCAGGTGGGGTCAATGTAACGCTTGCAGCCTATATTGCTCAAGGAGTGTCTTCGGACCTTCGTGAAGACGCTTTTCGCAAGATCCAGACCTTTTCTTATGCCAATATCGAGCAGTTTAATGCCGGCAACCTTGTCGTCCGAATGACCAATGATATCAACCAAATTCAGAATGTGGTGATGATGGCTTTTCAAATTCTCTTCCGTCTCCCTCTTCTCTTTATCGGTTCCTTTATCTTGGCGGTTCACACTCTTCCGTCACTTTGGTGGGTGATTGTCCTCATGGTGCTCCTAATCTTTGCACTAACAGCCATCATGATGGGGATGATGGGGCCACGATTTGCTAAGTTTCAAACCCTTCTTGAACGGATCAATGCTATCGCCAAAGAAAATCTACGTGGAGTGCGCGTGGTCAAATCCTTTGTACAAGAAAAAGCACAATTTGACAAATTTACCGATGTTTCTGATGAACTTCTCGGACAAAATCTTTATATCGGTTATGCCTTTTCAGTTATAGAACCTGTTATGATGCTAGTGGGCTATGGAGCGGTTTTCCTTTCAATCTGGTTAGTGGCCGGAATGGCGCAGTCAGATCCATCTGTAGTGGGTTCGATTGCTTCCTTTATCAATTATCTCAGCCAGATTATCTTTACTATTATCATGGTTGGCTTTTTAGGAAATTCTGTCAGTCGTGCCATGATTTCCTTGCGTCGTATCCGCGAGATTCTAGATACCGAGCCAGCGATGACCTTTAAAGATCTCCCAGACGAAGAGTTAGAAGGAAGTCTCTCTTTTGAAAATGTAACCTTTACCTATCCTAATGATGACGAACCTATGCTGAAGAATGTAACCTTTGATGTTGCGCCTGGTCAGATGGTCGGTGTGGTTGGGGCTACTGGAGCAGGGAAGTCCACCTTGGCTCAGTTAATACCACGACTGTTTGATCCACAAGAGGGATCTATCAAGATTGGTGGCAAGGATATTCGAGACGTCAGCGAGGGAACCTTGCGTAAAACAGTTTCCATCGTCTTGCAACGTGCTATACTCTTTAGTGGAACCATTGCAGATAATCTTCGTCAAGGAAAAGGCAATGCCAGCTTGTCAGAAATGGAACGTGCAGCACGGATTGCCCAGGCCAGCGAATTTATCGGGCGTATGGAAAACAAATTTGAGAGTCAGGTCGAAGAACGTGGCACTAACTTTTCTGGTGGACAAAAGCAGCGGATGTCCATTGCCCGTGGGATTGTCAGCAATCCCCGTATCCTGATTTTTGACGATTCGACTTCAGCCTTGGATGCCAAGTCAGAGAGACTCGTACAGGAAGCTTTGAACAAAGACCTGAAAGGAACGACAACCATTATCATCGCTCAAAAAATCAGTTCAGTCGTCCATGCAGACAAGATTTTAGTCTTGGATCAAGGGCGTTTGATTGGAGAAGGAAGGCATGCGGACTTGGTAGCTAGCAATGCCGTCTACCGCGAAATCTACGAAACACAAAAGGGAAAGGAGGAATAA
- the galU gene encoding UTP--glucose-1-phosphate uridylyltransferase GalU, translated as MKQKVRKAVIPAAGLGTRFLPATKALAKEMLPIVDKPTIQFIVEEALKSGIEDILVVTGKSKRSIEDHFDSNFELEYNLKEKGKTDLLKLVDETTGMRLHFIRQTHPRGLGDAVLQAKAFVGNEPFVVMLGDDLMDITDEKAVPLTKQLMDDYERTHASTIAVMPVPHDEVSAYGVIAPQGEGKDGLYSVETFVEKPAPEDAPSDLAIIGRYLLTPEIFQILENQAPGAGNEIQLTDAIDTLNKTQRVFAREFKGARYDVGDKFGFMKTSIDYALKHPQVKDDLKDYLIQLGKELAEGE; from the coding sequence ATGAAACAAAAAGTCAGAAAAGCAGTCATCCCAGCCGCTGGATTGGGAACTCGCTTCCTCCCAGCAACTAAGGCCTTGGCCAAGGAAATGTTGCCAATCGTAGACAAGCCAACTATCCAGTTTATCGTTGAAGAAGCCCTCAAGTCTGGAATCGAAGATATCTTGGTTGTTACTGGTAAGTCAAAACGTTCTATCGAGGACCACTTCGACTCAAACTTCGAATTGGAATACAACCTCAAAGAAAAAGGGAAAACAGATCTTTTGAAGCTGGTGGATGAGACAACCGGCATGCGCCTGCATTTTATCCGTCAAACACATCCACGTGGTCTCGGAGATGCTGTCTTGCAAGCCAAAGCTTTCGTCGGAAATGAACCTTTTGTCGTTATGCTTGGTGATGACTTGATGGATATCACGGACGAAAAGGCTGTTCCACTTACCAAACAACTCATGGATGACTACGAGCGTACACACGCGTCCACTATCGCTGTTATGCCAGTCCCTCATGACGAAGTATCTGCTTATGGGGTTATTGCTCCGCAAGGAGAAGGGAAAGACGGTCTTTACAGCGTTGAAACCTTCGTTGAAAAACCTGCGCCAGAGGATGCTCCTAGCGACCTTGCTATTATTGGACGCTACCTCCTCACTCCTGAAATTTTCCAAATCCTCGAAAATCAAGCTCCAGGTGCAGGAAATGAAATTCAGCTGACAGATGCAATCGATACCCTCAATAAAACACAACGTGTATTTGCTCGTGAGTTCAAAGGAGCTCGTTACGATGTCGGAGATAAGTTTGGCTTTATGAAAACATCCATCGACTACGCTCTCAAACACCCACAAGTCAAAGACGACTTGAAAGACTACCTCATCCAACTTGGGAAAGAGTTAGCTGAGGGGGAATAG
- a CDS encoding glucose-6-phosphate isomerase — protein MSHIKFDYSKVLDKFVAPHEVEYMQAQVTAADELIRKGTGAGSDFLGWLDLPENYDREEFDRILKAAEQIKSDSDVLVVIGIGGSYLGAKAAIDFLNHHFANLQTKEERKAPQILYAGNSISSTYLADLVEYVADKDFSVNVISKSGTTTEPAIAFRVFKELLVKKYGQEEANKRIYATTDRQKGAVKVEADANGWETFVVPDDIGGRFSVLTAVGLLPIAASGADIKALMEGANAARKDYTSDKLSENEAYQYAAVRNILYRKGYATEILVNYEPSLQYFSEWWKQLAGESEGKDQKGIYPTSANFSTDLHSLGQFIQEGTRIMFETVVRVDKPRKNVIIPTLEEDLDGLGYLQGKDVDFVNKKATDGVLLAHTDGDVPNMYVTLPEQDAFTLGYTIYFFELAIALSGYLNAINPFDQPGVEAYKRNMFALLGKPGFEELSKELNARL, from the coding sequence ATGTCACATATTAAATTTGATTATTCAAAAGTTTTAGACAAATTTGTTGCTCCACATGAAGTGGAATACATGCAAGCACAAGTAACAGCTGCAGACGAACTGATTCGTAAAGGAACTGGTGCTGGTAGCGACTTTTTGGGTTGGTTGGACCTTCCTGAAAACTACGACCGCGAAGAATTCGACCGCATCTTGAAAGCTGCTGAGCAAATCAAATCAGACAGCGATGTCTTGGTTGTAATTGGTATCGGTGGATCTTACCTTGGTGCCAAAGCAGCTATCGACTTCTTGAACCACCACTTTGCTAACTTGCAAACAAAAGAAGAACGCAAAGCTCCACAAATCCTTTACGCAGGAAACTCAATCTCATCTACTTACCTTGCTGACTTGGTAGAGTACGTAGCTGACAAAGACTTCTCAGTAAACGTGATTTCTAAATCAGGTACAACAACTGAACCAGCGATCGCTTTCCGTGTCTTCAAAGAACTCTTGGTTAAGAAATACGGACAAGAAGAAGCTAACAAACGTATCTACGCAACAACTGACCGCCAAAAAGGTGCTGTTAAGGTTGAAGCAGATGCCAACGGTTGGGAAACATTTGTGGTTCCAGATGATATCGGTGGACGCTTCTCAGTATTGACAGCAGTTGGATTGCTTCCAATCGCAGCATCAGGTGCAGACATCAAAGCTCTTATGGAAGGTGCGAACGCAGCTCGTAAAGACTATACTTCAGACAAACTTTCAGAAAATGAAGCTTACCAATACGCAGCAGTTCGTAACATCCTTTACCGTAAAGGTTACGCTACTGAAATCTTGGTAAACTACGAGCCATCACTTCAATACTTCTCAGAATGGTGGAAACAATTGGCTGGTGAGTCAGAAGGGAAAGACCAAAAAGGTATTTACCCAACTTCAGCAAACTTCTCAACTGACTTGCACTCATTGGGTCAATTTATCCAAGAAGGAACTCGTATCATGTTTGAAACAGTTGTCCGTGTGGACAAACCACGTAAGAACGTGATCATTCCTACTTTGGAAGAAGACCTTGACGGACTTGGTTACCTTCAAGGAAAAGACGTTGACTTTGTAAACAAAAAAGCAACTGACGGTGTTCTTCTTGCCCACACTGACGGTGATGTACCAAACATGTACGTCACCCTTCCAGAGCAAGATGCCTTCACTCTTGGTTACACGATCTACTTCTTCGAATTGGCAATTGCCCTTTCAGGTTACTTGAATGCCATCAACCCATTTGACCAACCAGGTGTTGAAGCCTACAAACGTAACATGTTTGCCCTTCTTGGAAAACCAGGATTTGAAGAATTGAGCAAAGAGCTTAACGCACGTCTATAA
- the gltX gene encoding glutamate--tRNA ligase, which translates to MSKDIRVRYAPSPTGLLHIGNARTALFNYLYARHHGGTFIIRIEDTDRKRHVEDGERSQLENLRWLGIDWDESPETHENYRQSERLELYQRYIDQLLAEGKAYKSYVTEEELAAERERQEEAGETPRYINEYLGMSEEEKAAYIAEREAAGIIPTVRLAVNESGIYKWHDMVKDDIEFEGGNIGGDWVIQKKDGYPTYNFAVVIDDHDMQISHVIRGDDHIANTPKQLMVYEALGWDAPEFGHMTLIINSETGKKLSKRDTNTLQFIEDYRKKGYLPEAVFNFIALLGWNPGGEDEIFSREELIKLFDENRLSKSPAAFDQKKLDWMSNDYIKRADLATIFEMAKPFLEEAGRLTDKAEKLVELYKPQMKSVDEIVPLTDLFFSDFPELTDAEREVMAGETVPVVLEAFKAKLEAMTDEEFVTENIFPQIKAVQKETGIKGKNLFMPIRIAVSGEMHGPELPDTIFLLGREKSIQHIENMLKQISK; encoded by the coding sequence ATGTCAAAAGATATCCGCGTACGCTACGCACCAAGTCCAACAGGACTCCTACACATCGGAAATGCCCGTACAGCATTGTTTAACTACCTTTACGCACGCCATCATGGTGGAACTTTTATCATTCGTATCGAAGATACTGACCGTAAACGCCATGTCGAGGATGGTGAACGTTCACAGCTTGAAAATCTTCGCTGGTTGGGAATTGACTGGGATGAAAGTCCAGAAACTCATGAAAACTACCGCCAATCAGAGCGTTTGGAACTCTATCAAAGATACATCGACCAATTGCTAGCTGAAGGAAAAGCCTACAAATCGTACGTTACAGAAGAAGAGTTGGCAGCAGAGCGCGAACGCCAAGAAGAAGCTGGCGAAACACCACGCTACATCAATGAATATCTTGGCATGAGCGAAGAAGAAAAGGCGGCTTACATTGCAGAACGTGAAGCAGCCGGTATCATCCCAACTGTTCGTTTGGCTGTTAATGAATCTGGTATCTACAAATGGCATGATATGGTCAAAGATGATATCGAGTTTGAAGGTGGCAACATCGGCGGTGACTGGGTGATTCAGAAGAAAGATGGCTACCCAACTTACAACTTTGCCGTTGTCATCGATGATCATGACATGCAAATTTCCCATGTTATTCGCGGAGATGACCACATTGCCAACACCCCAAAACAGCTCATGGTTTATGAAGCGCTTGGTTGGGATGCACCTGAGTTCGGTCACATGACCTTGATTATCAACTCTGAAACTGGTAAGAAGTTATCTAAACGCGATACTAATACCCTTCAATTTATCGAAGACTACCGTAAGAAAGGGTACCTTCCAGAAGCAGTCTTTAACTTTATTGCCCTTCTTGGTTGGAATCCTGGTGGGGAAGATGAAATCTTCTCTCGTGAAGAACTCATCAAGCTCTTTGATGAAAATCGCCTCAGCAAGTCTCCAGCAGCCTTCGACCAGAAGAAACTAGACTGGATGAGTAACGACTACATCAAGAGAGCTGACTTAGCAACTATCTTTGAGATGGCAAAACCATTCCTAGAAGAAGCAGGACGTTTGACTGATAAGGCTGAAAAATTGGTGGAACTCTATAAACCACAAATGAAGTCAGTGGACGAAATCGTTCCATTGACAGACCTTTTCTTCTCAGATTTCCCAGAACTGACAGATGCTGAGCGCGAGGTCATGGCAGGAGAAACCGTTCCGGTTGTTCTAGAAGCCTTCAAAGCGAAACTAGAAGCAATGACAGATGAGGAGTTTGTGACAGAAAACATCTTCCCACAAATCAAAGCAGTCCAAAAAGAAACAGGTATTAAAGGTAAGAATCTATTTATGCCAATCCGTATCGCCGTTTCAGGTGAAATGCATGGACCAGAATTACCAGACACCATTTTCTTGCTCGGACGTGAAAAATCAATTCAGCATATTGAAAACATGCTGAAGCAGATTTCTAAATAA